The sequence CAGACGGCGATGACCGACCTGTTGCTGGTTTGTGATGAAAACGAACTGGTATGCCAGGTTAACCGGGCACTGGAGAAATTCACCGGCCTGCAAGAGTCCGAACTGTTGGGGCAACCGTTAAGCGGACTGTTCTGTGAAGAGTCTCAATCCTTGCTACGTGACCTGTTGAAACGAATTCCCCTGGCCCCCGTGTATGACTGTGAACTCAATATCAAAGGGCGCTATGGTCGGGTGCCTCTGTCCATCAACGGTGCCCGCCGCTCGGACAACCCGGATAGCCCAGGTGGGGTGGTATTGATTGGGCGTCATATCGGTGAGTTACGGCGTGCCTACGATGAGCTGAACCGAAGCCATGCCGAACTGAAGCTGGCCCAGCAACAGTTGATCGGTTCCGAGAAAATGGCGTCCCTGGGCCGCCTGGTGGCGGGGGTGGCTCACGAGCTCAATAATCCGGTTAGCTTTGTCTATGGCAATACCCATGCCCTGGAAGGCTACAGCAAACGCTTGCAGGCTTTTTTTGATGGCCTGGATAACGCCGAAAATGCTCAGAAAATACAACAGCTGCGCGAAGAGCTGCGCATCGACCGCCTGATCGATGACCTGCCCAGTTTGCTCGAAGGTTCGCTGGAAGGCGTGGAACGGGTTCGGGACATTGTCTCCGACCTGCACCAGTTTTCCTCCGGCGCCGAGCAGACCAAAGCCCCCTACGACCTGGTGCGGGTGATCGAAACGGCCGTACGCTGGGTGTCCAGGGATCTGGACGATCGAGTCCAACTCGATATGCCCGCTTCGCTGACCTTGCAGGGGCATGCCGGACACGTACAGCAGCTGCTGATGAATCTGCTGCAAAATGCGCTCGATGCGGTGGAGAATGAACCCAATCCCCTAATTCTAATCAAGGTAAGCCTGGTGCAAGATCAGGTACTCTGTACCGTACAGGACAATGGCCCGGGCATCGACGATACGGATCTGCCACACCTGTTTGAGCCCTTCTTTACCACCAAGGAGATTGGCAAGGGCACCGGTCTGGGTCTGGCCCTGAGTTATAACTTTGCTCTGGAGCAGGGTGGAGACTTGCAGGCGGATAACAATCCGCAACGGGGGGCACTGTTTACTTTGACGCTGCCGCTGAACTAAGGAGGGGGGATGGCTAACTTCAATATGCTGTGGTTGCAATCCAGTGGTTGCGGTGGCTGCACCATGTCGCTGTTGTGCGCCGAGTCGCCTCCACTGTTTGAGCAAC comes from Aestuariirhabdus haliotis and encodes:
- a CDS encoding PAS domain-containing sensor histidine kinase, producing the protein MASGKPGKVPVKAQTAQDSVLGSDEAMLCPMLDHLDAGTASEDAWLEVIAKMEQVYSELITHQVALEEKNTELESAYQFISSVQTAMTDLLLVCDENELVCQVNRALEKFTGLQESELLGQPLSGLFCEESQSLLRDLLKRIPLAPVYDCELNIKGRYGRVPLSINGARRSDNPDSPGGVVLIGRHIGELRRAYDELNRSHAELKLAQQQLIGSEKMASLGRLVAGVAHELNNPVSFVYGNTHALEGYSKRLQAFFDGLDNAENAQKIQQLREELRIDRLIDDLPSLLEGSLEGVERVRDIVSDLHQFSSGAEQTKAPYDLVRVIETAVRWVSRDLDDRVQLDMPASLTLQGHAGHVQQLLMNLLQNALDAVENEPNPLILIKVSLVQDQVLCTVQDNGPGIDDTDLPHLFEPFFTTKEIGKGTGLGLALSYNFALEQGGDLQADNNPQRGALFTLTLPLN